A stretch of Primulina tabacum isolate GXHZ01 chromosome 13, ASM2559414v2, whole genome shotgun sequence DNA encodes these proteins:
- the LOC142522257 gene encoding solanesyl diphosphate synthase 1, chloroplastic-like, whose amino-acid sequence MMLSMTCQSLELARTTLDFVVCGCSSNSSFDRFSVRNCAKGVPRNVKRGSKGRKLSCHMRDMGRRRVFSTKTSETFLNGISSGPPLVQDLTEELTSRSSIADSFEVVADDLLTLNKNLQSIVGAENPVLMSAAEQIFGAGGKRMRPALSFLVSRATAEIAGLKELTKEHRRLAEIIEMIHTASLIHDDVLDDSDLRRGKETVHQIYGTRIAVLAGDFMFAQASWYLANLENLDVIKLISQVIKDFASGEIKQASGLFDCDAQLDEYLIKSYYKTASLIAASTKGAAIFSGVDSDITEQMYQYGKNLGLSFQVVDDVLDFTQSAEQLGKPAGSDLAKGILTAPVIFGLEKEKKLRDMIESEFSEMGSLEEAISFVKNSGGIERAQELAREIADQAVRNLQCLPPSPFKFALERMVNFNLERIQ is encoded by the exons ATGATGCTGTCAATGACATGCCAAAGTCTTGAGCTCGCAAGAACAACTTTGGATTTTGTGGTTTGTGGGTGCTCTTCAAATTCCTCTTTTGATCGTTTTTCTGTGAGAAATTGTGCCAAGGGCGTGCCGAGGAATGTCAAAAGAGGCTCCAAAGGTCGGAAATTGTCGTGTCACATGCGTGATATGGGGCGGCGTCGCGTGTTTTCGACTAAGACTTCAGAAACTTTTCTCAATG GAATTTCATCTGGCCCCCCACTGGTGCAGGATTTGACTGAAGAGTTAACGAGCCGTTCTTCAATAGCTGATTCGTTTGAAGTTGTAGCAGATGATTTACTGACACTTAACAAAAATCTCCAATCA ATCGTTGGTGCAGAAAACCCAGTTTTGATGTCTGCTGCTGAGCAAATCTTTGGAGCTGGGGGCAAAAGGATGCGACCGGCTTTAAGTTTCCTAGTTTCTAGAGCAACTGCGGAGATCGCTGGCTTAAA GGAACTCACGAAAGAACATAGAAGGTTGGCAGAAATAATTGAAATGATCCACACTGCAAGTTTGATACATGATGATGTGTTAGATGATAGTGACTTGCGGAGAG GAAAGGAAACGGTCCATCAAATATATGGTACGAGAATAGCTGTTCTGGCTGGGGATTTTATGTTTGCACAAGCGTCATGGTACCTGGCCAATCTTGAAAATCTTGATGTCATTAAGCTTATCAGTCAG GTCATTAAAGACTTTGCAAGCGGTGAAATAAAGCAGGCCTCAGGTTTGTTCGACTGTGATGCTCAACTGGATGAATACTTAATAAAAAGTTACTATAAAACAGCATCCTTGATCGCTGCTAGCACTAAAGGAGCCGCCATTTTCAGTGGAGTTGACAGCGATATCACCGAACAGATGTATCAGTACGGTAAAAATTTAGGTCTATCATTCCAAGTAGTCGATGATGTACTGGATTTTACTCAATCAGCCGAGCAACTTGGCAAGCCTGCTGGCAGTGATTTGGCCAAAGGAATCTTGACAGCTCCCGTAATATTTGGGTTggagaaagaaaagaaactcaGGGATATGATCGAATCTGAGTTCAGTGAGATGGGTTCACTTGAAGAGGCCATATCTTTCGTCAAGAACTCTGGTGGGATCGAGAGGGCTCAGGAATTGGCTCGGGAAATAGCTGATCAAGCTGTTCGGAATCTTCAATGCCTGCCCCCGAGCCCCTTTAAATTTGCACTTGAACGAATGGTTAACTTTAACTTGGAACGGATACAGTGA
- the LOC142522260 gene encoding uncharacterized protein LOC142522260, giving the protein MPLYLQSYDDESGSAPLSIRSQAFSLSSYYQSMYDVLNKIVGYGRVFECRHKLDGMTYGVKKIPFNEDNEDQVIHLGLRKVMNYLVQMITHMAQILQIHRPRHSMWQWSFAMRLHNNNNTVINEQRCHPTITKETPSSDKETT; this is encoded by the exons ATGCCTTTATATTTGCAGTCTTATGATGATGAAAGTGGATCTGCTCCTTTGAGCATTAGAAGCCAAGCCTTTTCTTTATCTTCATACTACCAGTCCATGTATGATGTATTGAACAAAATCG TTGGATATGGTCGTGTCTTTGAATGTAGACACAAACTCGACGGGATGACGTATGGAGTGAAAAAGATTCCATTCAATGAAGATAATGAAGATCAGGTTATCCA TCTTGGATTGAGGAAGGTTATGAACTATCTAGTGCAGATGATTACCCATATGGCACAGATACTTCAAATCCACCGTCCAAGACACTCTATGTGGCAATGGAGTTTTGCCATGAGACTTCACAATAATAATAACACTGTCATCAATGAACAACGCTGTCATCCAACAATAACTAAGGAAACACCATCGTCCGATAAAGAAACAACTTAA